From one Lycium barbarum isolate Lr01 chromosome 6, ASM1917538v2, whole genome shotgun sequence genomic stretch:
- the LOC132644208 gene encoding E3 ubiquitin ligase PQT3-like, translating into MAVYFKYKSAKDYDSIPILDQFISVGNLKLKVFESKRYGRGKDFDLLITNAQTNQDYVDHDTLIPKNTGVLIRRVPGLPRLPIVVTEPKQVCDEEVDHSVKAECISDKYSQEFECDDFGDDVYAIPKSMPIQSGNPVPTSSINDEVTKIKNLVHTPEFSNGCGFGRGGMEWKKPPSGYVCHRCNMPGHFIQHCPTNGDPNYDIKKVKLMATPSAINVGVLKPNKPSSTSSSSSSKRSCREIPPELHCPLCKGLMKDAVIASKCCFSSFCNKCIKDHITISNSVCVCGARNILADALLPNMTLRVTINRILESRSSTSSEHGVSAQAMASAPNTPALKTVEECPLAAEEAVNMKKRKKPCDAAAVNMQWGFAQYMSYGISQKDIHHVFPSVVTC; encoded by the coding sequence ATGGCAGtgtatttcaagtataaaagTGCTAAAGATTATGATTCAATTCCAATTCTCGATCAATTTATTTCTGTTGGGAATTTGAAACTAAAAGTATTTGAATCCAAGCGTTATGGTAGGGGTAAAGATTTTGACCTTCTTATTACCAACGCACAAACTAACCAGGATTATGTTGATCATGACACTTTGATTCCCAAAAATACAGGTGTTTTGATTCGTCGTGTTCCTGGACTACCTCGCTTGCCCATAGTAGTTACGGAGCCAAAGCAAGTGTGTGACGAGGAGGTGGATCATTCAGTAAAAGCAGAGTGTATTTCAGACAAATATTCTCAAGAGTTTGAATGCGACGATTTTGGGGATGATGTGTATGCAATTCCAAAgtcaatgccaattcaatcagGTAATCCAGTTCCCACTAGTAGCATAAATGATGAGGTTACTAAGATCAAGAATTTAGTTCATACTCCAGAGTTCTCTAATGGCTGTGGTTTTGGTCGAGGTGGAATGGAATGGAAAAAGCCACCATCGGGGTATGTATGTCACCGGTGCAATATGCCTGGGCATTTCATTCAGCACTGCCCTACAAATGGTGACCCCAATTATGACATCAAGAAAGTGAAGTTGATGGCAACACCAAGTGCCATTAATGTTGGAGTTTTGAAGCCCAATAAGCCGTCGTCtacttcttcatcttcttcttctaaGCGCTCCTGTAGAGAGATACCACCGGAGCTTCATTGCCCATTGTGTAAAGGATTAATGAAAGATGCAGTTATAGCAAGCAAATGTTGTTTTAGTAGTTTCTGCAATAAGTGTATAAAGGATCATATTACTATATCTAACTCTGTTTGCGTATGTGGGGCTAGAAATATACTTGCTGATGCCCTCTTGCCTAACATGACTCTAAGGGTCACAATAAACAGAATCTTGGAGTCCCGCAGTAGCACTAGTTCAGAGCATGGGGTTAGTGCTCAAGCTATGGCGTCCGCACCCAATACCCCGGCATTAAAGACAGTAGAAGAGTGTCCACTAGCTGCTGAGGAAGCAGTAAATatgaagaaaaggaagaaaccaTGTGATGCTGCTGCTGTAAACATGCAATGGGGATTTGCACAATACATGAGTTATGGCATTAGTCAGAAAGATATTCATCATGTCTTTCCTAGTGTAGTCACTTGTTGA